Proteins from a genomic interval of Anas platyrhynchos isolate ZD024472 breed Pekin duck chromosome 4, IASCAAS_PekinDuck_T2T, whole genome shotgun sequence:
- the LOC140002509 gene encoding uncharacterized protein has translation MEFIFLVLYFSFFICLCALVCLYFSGCQEMTYKHEEACCGDIFWI, from the exons ATGGAGTTcatatttcttgttttatatttttctttttttatctgcCTCTGTGCTTTGGTGTGCCTGTATTTTTCTGGCTGCCAAGAAATGACTTATAAGCATGAAG AGGCATGTTGTGGAGACATTTTTTGGATTTGA